The Phyllopteryx taeniolatus isolate TA_2022b chromosome 4, UOR_Ptae_1.2, whole genome shotgun sequence genome includes the window GGGGGGGAAatgggggggtggggaggggcaACGGTCACCGTGGCGGCATGAGCGGACTAATTTTTGGGAGTCGTGTAGGACGCCATCTAAGCTGGGCCTCCATTGTGTAAACGAAGCAGCGACAACACTCACCAGCACAATGGGCACATGCCATTAATTAGTCTACGTCAATGGACCTATGTCTAGTTTGCTTACTTGCTCACATTCAAGCGAAAGGCATGGCacggcacaccctggactggtcgccagtcattgTTGAGACACAGACAAGCATTGTTGACATTATTGCAATTAGAGTATCACTTTCTGCTGCAAGTCATGAAGAAAAACGCTCATTCAGGGACAATTCTAGGATTAGAGGTTTAGGAGTGCCGAGCCAGGCAAGCAaaatttcactgttttgtacatCTTAAAGCAATTTCATCCCCATATTTCTGTTCAGTCAGAAAAGTCAAAGctaaaaagcatttaaatgttGGGCCACAGAAAAAGAGtaaatgaattgaaatcaaaataaactTGTGCTGttctattgcatttttgtatagtattgtttTTTAGAGTCGAATTAACGAGATAGTGGCGCTATTAAAATATGGATTAGGGCAGATAAATCTTCATGTACCAAATTAATATAATAACAGCGGTCCTTGAAATATGAGTGACCCAATTTGGgagttttgagatacgagcagtcaggctgatttccccccccaatcATTACATCATGATCcataaactgtttaattatttacattctatgttATAACTAGGATTTTAGAAAGTAGATagagtgagattttttttttttttttttttaattaaaaaacacattttgggggACGGGCAGAACACAATTCCGATTTTCAATAATAATGTTACCTGATTATGGTGAGAAACTGGTTCATGGTGAGTTCGTGTGGAACAAGAAACTTGGTTTTGTCCAAAGGGGGAAGAAACTTTTCCCGCTCGTAGCGCTCGATGATCACCTGACAACAGGAAGTCAAATCAACACACCATTCACTCAATCTGTCTATGTAGACTagggggtgtccaaactttttcctccaATGGCCACATTCAGAAAAATGGCTTGATGGAATTGAATTTATCAAggcaaggtttttgtgatgtaaaataaaaaaatattccaaaatatCTACCATCTTACCCATAACTCaactggcaaaaaaaactgaaattgttGGGACGTGAAAAGCTACTGAAGTAATATGGTAGCACAATGGAATTTTATAGCTTGTAGGTTAAGTTACATTACAGATAAAttgtagatttatttttaagtaattTCATCCCCAAAACTTGGCCTTTGAACAGTAGTGCGTAGACTTTATAGccacagctttctgttaaaggttataaggcaaataaaaaaactaaagttgTAGGATTTTGGCGTGGGTGGCCCACGGCCCAGTATCCCACTTTAGAATAGATCCGTCCCTGCACTAAGCAGCGCTccaaaattcagaaaaaaaaaaaaaaaaagccaagcaTTTCACAAGCTGACCATTTTTAATAGGCAGTTATTTGAGGATCATTAATACGatacggtggacaactggttagcacatccgcctcacagttctgaggacccgggttcaaatccggcctcgcctgtgtggagcctgcatgggttttctccagatactccggTGTCCttctacatcccaaaaacatgcttggtaggttaattatcCCCATGTAGTAGTAGTTGTGAGGGGTGTCGCACCCATAGGTGATGTGTACGTCACAACCCTCACTTTTTACGCAGCTCCCctcccttttgtgtgtgtgtgttgtgagccaTATTAAATCTCTTTAGTACATGCCACATCCAGCCCCCGGGCTAAGGTTGGGGAACCCCTTGTGTCGATAAGTCACCCAGGCCATGctaatccacaaaggttgaatttAACAAAaccagaagagtccagttgcgtTGATCGAACCTTTTGCGGATTCACTCACTCACCGGGATCTTGTTGGGGAATTTGGAGCGGATCCCGGCCACTTCTTGCTTCCTGGTGGctgcacacaaaataacaaaacaagaagTTGAAAAAGAAATGACTCTTTCTTCAAttcgtcacttttttttttttttttccttcaacttTTCCGTTGCGCTTACCGAAGCTTTTCCTCTGCTTGAATGATTTGCTGCGCAGCTGCTGGCTCCTCTCGAGCGGAGgcatgatgatgacgatgatgatgatgatcacgATGACGGAGTGCGTAAATACACTCGCGCGCCCTCGGCTGCGGTGCATCAGCTGATTAGCACGTGGCGTctgggtctctctctctctctctctctctctctctctctctctctctctctctctctgtctctctctctcacatacatgcacacacgcacagtcgTCCCCGGAGGGGCTGCGGGGATTAGATTTGTATAcgttttgtaaaatgtatatagaaaataaatccaGTATATCAGTGATATATGATACACAACACGTCACCACGCtcgttagcatagcatacacaggaagtcggtGTTCCCTTTTTCCGAGTTTGGTCACGTTAGGATGATGACTTAATTTGTTTATGTAACCGTTTGATCGTGTGTTGAAGTGTTGCTCTCCTCTTTAGCAACGGGACAGTTgtttcaaccaatcacattgCAAATTCGTCCTCTCGGGGCCAGCGTGCGAACCCtcgatgatgtcagcatttttctgtcctct containing:
- the map1lc3c gene encoding microtubule-associated proteins 1A/1B light chain 3C gives rise to the protein MHRSRGRASVFTHSVIVIIIIIVIIMPPLERSQQLRSKSFKQRKSFATRKQEVAGIRSKFPNKIPVIIERYEREKFLPPLDKTKFLVPHELTMNQFLTIIRNRMALLPSQAFYLLVNNSGLASMTLSMAQVYRDHQDDDGFLYMTYASQEMFGQL